In Marmota flaviventris isolate mMarFla1 chromosome 15, mMarFla1.hap1, whole genome shotgun sequence, a single window of DNA contains:
- the Fam110b gene encoding protein FAM110B — translation MPTETLQTGSMVKPVSPAGTFTSAVPLRILNKGPDYFRRQAEPNPKRLSAVERLEADKAKYVKSQEVINAKQEPVKPAVLAKPPVCPAAKRALGSPTLKVFGHHAKTESGVQRENLKLEILKNIINSSEGSSSGSGHKHSSRNWPPHRSDATTDLHRHSFAESLKVYPTPGRGSPQESSSHVSRRLLEQSAESFLHVSHSSSDIRKVTSVKPLKAIPCSSSAPPLPPKPKVAAMKSPEADPVEPACGVSRRPSLQRSKSDLSDRYFRVDADVERFFNYCGLDPEELENLGMENFARANSDIISLNFRSASMISSDCEQSQDSNSDLRNDDSANDRVPYGISAIERNARIIKWLYSIKQARESQKVSHV, via the coding sequence ATGCCCACGGAGACGCTACAGACAGGTAGCATGGTGAAGCCGGTCAGTCCCGCCGGCACCTTCACGTCGGCGGTGCCCCTGCGCATCCTGAACAAAGGGCCAGACTACTTCCGCAGGCAGGCCGAACCCAACCCCAAGAGGCTGAGCGCCGTGGAGAGGTTGGAAGCCGACAAGGCCAAGTACGTCAAGAGCCAGGAGGTGATCAATGCCAAGCAGGAGCCCGTGAAGCCGGCCGTGCTGGCCAAGCCCCCCGTGTGCCCGGCAGCCAAGCGCGCGCTGGGCAGCCCCACTCTCAAGGTGTTCGGCCACCACGCCAAAACCGAGAGCGGGGTGCAGCGCGAGAACCTCAAGCTTGAGATCCTGAAGAACATCATCAACAGCTCCGAGGGCTCCAGCTCGGGCTCGGGACACAAGCACAGCTCCCGAAACTGGCCGCCACACCGGTCTGATGCCACCACCGACCTGCACCGCCACTCCTTCGCCGAGTCCCTGAAGGTCTACCCCACGCCAGGCCGCGGCAGCCCACAGGAAAGCAGTTCGCACGTGAGCAGGAGACTGCTGGAACAGTCGGCTGAGTCCTTCCTCCATGTCTCGCACAGCTCCTCGGACATCCGCAAGGTGACCAGCGTGAAGCCCCTCAAAGCAATCCCCTGCAgtagctctgcccctcctctgcctcccaagcccaAGGTCGCCGCCATGAAGTCACCCGAAGCAGATCCCGTGGAACCAGCTTGTGGCGTCAGCCGAAGACCCTCCCTCCAGCGGTCTAAGTCAGACTTGAGTGACAGGTATTTCCGAGTGGATGCAGACGTGGAGAGGTTCTTCAACTACTGTGGACTGGACCCCGAAGAGCTGGAAAACCTCGGCATGGAAAACTTTGCAAGGGCTAATTCTGACATCATCTCCCTCAACTTCCGCAGCGCAAGCATGATCAGCTCAGACTGTGAACAGTCTCAGGACAGTAACAGTGACCTTAGAAATGATGACAGTGCCAATGACCGGGTGCCCTATGGCATTTCTGCCATCGAAAGAAACGCTAGGATCATCAAGTGGTTATATAGCATCAAACAAGCTAGAGAGTCGCAGAAGGTGTCCCACGTGTAA